A DNA window from Fragaria vesca subsp. vesca linkage group LG3, FraVesHawaii_1.0, whole genome shotgun sequence contains the following coding sequences:
- the LOC101310872 gene encoding elongation factor 2-like, whose amino-acid sequence MVKFTAEELRRIMDYKHNIRNMSVIAHVDHGKSTLTDSLVAAAGIIAQEVAGDVRMTDTRADEAERGITIKSTGISLYYEMTDESLKMFKGERNGNEYLINLIDSPGHVDFSSEVTAALRITDGALVVVDCIEGVCVQTETVLRQALGERIRPVLTVNKMDRCFLELQVDGEEAYQTFQRVIENANVIMATYEDPLLGDVQVYPEKGTVAFSAGLHGWAFTLTNFAKMYADKFKVDEAKMMERLWGENFFDPATKKWTSKNTGSPTCKRGFVQFCYEPIKQVIATCMNDQKDKLWPMLTKLGITMKGEEKDLMGKPLMKRVMQTWLPASSALLEMMIFHLPSPHTAQRYRVENLYEGPLDDQYANAIRNCDPDGPLMLYVSKMIPASDKGRFFAFGRVFAGKVQTGLKVRIMGPNYVPGEKKDLYVKNVQRTVIWMGKKQETVEDVPCGNTVALVGLDQFITKNATLTNEKETDAHPIRAMKFSVSPVVRVAVQCKVASDLPKLVEGLKRLAKSDPMVVCSIEESGEHIIAGAGELHLEICLKDLQDDFMGGAEIIKSDPVVSFRETVLEKSCRTVMSKSPNKHNRLYMEARPLEDGLAEAIDDGRIGPRDDPKIRSKILAEEFGWDKDLAKKIWCFGPETTGPNMVVDMCKGVQYLNEIKDSVVAGFQWASKEGALAEENMRGICFEVCDVVLHADAIHRGGGQVIPTARRVIYASQITAKPRLLEPVYLVEIQAPEGALGGIYSVLNQKRGHVFEEMQRPGTPLYNIKAYLPVVESFGFSGQLRASTSGQAFPQCVFDHWEMMSSDPLETGSQASQLVQDIRKRKGLKEQMTPLSDFEDKL is encoded by the exons ATG GTGAAGTTTACGGCAGAAGAGTTGCGTAGGATTATGGACTACAAGCATAACATCCGTAATATGTCCGTTATTGCCCATGTCGATCATG GTAAATCAACCCTTACGGACTCCCTTGTTGCTGCTGCCGGTATCATCGCACAAGAAGTTGCTGGTGATGTCCGGATGACAGATACCCGTGCTGATGAGGCAGAGCGTGGTATTACAATTAAATCTACTGGAATCTCTCTTTACTACGAGATGACTGACGAGTCTTTGAAGATGTTCAAGGGAGAGAGGAACGGAAATGAGTACCTCATCAATCTCATCGATTCTCCCGGGCACGTTGACTTTTCATCTGAGGTTACTGCTGCTCTTCGTATTACTGATGGTGCCCTTGTGGTGGTGGATTGTATTGAGGGCGTGTGTGTCCAAACAGAGACCGTGCTTCGTCAAGCCTTGGGAGAAAGGATCAGGCCTGTTTTGACTGTTAACAAGATGGACAGGTGCTTCCTTGAGCTCCAGGTGGATGGTGAGGAGGCCTACCAGACCTTCCAAAGGGTTATTGAGAATGCCAATGTCATCATGGCTACCTATGAAGACCCTCTTCTTGGTGATGTCCAGGTCTACCCCGAGAAGGGAACTGTTGCTTTCTCTGCTGGTTTGCACGGTTGGGCATTCACCCTTACCAACTTTGCCAAGATGTATGCTGATAAGTTTAAAGTTGATGAGGCAAAGATGATGGAAAGGCTCTGGGGTGAGAACTTTTTTGACCCAGCAACGAAGAAGTGGACCAGCAAGAACACTGGTTCTCCTACGTGCAAGCGTGGTTTCGTTCAGTTTTGTTATGAACCCATCAAGCAGGTTATTGCTACCTGCATGAATGACCAGAAGGATAAGCTGTGGCCCATGTTGACAAAGCTAGGAATCACCATGAAGGGTGAGGAAAAAGATCTGATGGGAAAACCATTGATGAAGAGGGTTATGCAGACCTGGCTGCCAGCCAGCAGTGCCCTACTGGAGATGATGATCTTTCACCTTCCCTCTCCACATACAGCTCAGAGGTATCGTGTGGAGAATTTGTACGAGGGTCCCCTGGATGATCAGTATGCTAATGCCATCAGAAACTGTGACCCAGATGGTCCTCTTATGCTCTATGTGTCTAAGATGATTCCCGCATCTGACAAGGGTAGGTTCTTTGCCTTTGGCCGTGTGTTTGCTGGAAAGGTCCAAACAGGTTTGAAGGTTAGAATCATGGGACCTAACTATGTTCCCGGAGAAAAGAAGGATCTGTATGTCAAGAATGTACAGAGGACTGTTATCTGGATGGGAAAGAAACAAGAAACTGTTGAGGATGTTCCCTGTGGTAACACTGTTGCCTTGGTTGGTCTGGATCAGTTCATCACCAAGAATGCTACCTTGACAAATGAGAAGGAAACAGATGCTCACCCTATTCGTGCCATGAAGTTCTCTGTGTCTCCTGTTGTGCGTGTTGCTGTTCAGTGCAAGGTTGCTTCAGATCTTCCCAAGCTTGTGGAAGGTCTCAAACGTCTGGCAAAATCGGATCCTATGGTTGTTTGTTCTATTGAGGAGTCTGGAGAGCACATCATTGCTGGTGCTGGTGAACTTCACCTTGAGATCTGTTTGAAGGATCTTCAGGATGATTTTATGGGTGGAGCTGAGATTATTAAATCTGACCCTGTTGTGTCCTTCCGTGAGACCGTTCTTGAGAAGTCATGCCGTACTGTGATGAGCAAGTCTCCCAACAAGCACAACCGTCTCTACATGGAAGCACGCCCATTGGAAGATGGTCTTGCTGAGGCCATTGATGATGGTCGTATTGGTCCAAGGGATGATCCTAAAATCCGCTCAAAGATCTTGGCTGAGGAATTCGGTTGGGACAAAGATCTTGCTAAGAAGATCTGGTGTTTTGGTCCTGAGACCACTGGTCCTAACATGGTTGTTGATATGTGTAAGGGAGTCCAGTACCTCAATGAAATCAAGGATTCTGTTGTTGCTGGGTTCCAGTGGGCTTCAAAGGAAGGTGCATTGGCTGAAGAAAACATGAGGGGTATTTGCTTTGAAGTTTGTGATGTTGTTCTCCATGCTGATGCTATTCACAGAGGAGGTGGTCAGGTCATTCCAACCGCCAGGAGGGTCATCTATGCTTCTCAGATTACAGCCAAGCCAAGGCTTCTTGAACCTGTGTATCTTGTTGAGATTCAAGCCCCTGAGGGTGCTCTCGGTGGTATCTACAGTGTTCTCAATCAGAAGCGTGGACATGTTTTTGAAGAAATGCAGAGGCCTGGTACCCCACTGTACAATATCAAGGCATACCTGCCTGTTGTTGAATCCTTTGGGTTCTCTGGCCAGTTGAGGGCTTCCACTTCAGGACAGGCTTTCCCCCAGTGTGTGTTTGATCATTGGGAGATGATGTCTTCTGATCCATTGGAGACTGGTTCCCAGGCATCTCAGCTGGTTCAAGACATCCGTAAGAGGAAGGGTTTGAAGGAGCAAATGACCCCGCTTTCCGATTTCGAGGACAAGCTTTGA